One Lentimicrobiaceae bacterium genomic window carries:
- a CDS encoding T9SS type A sorting domain-containing protein, whose amino-acid sequence MKIRFLLFTAAFILAVFSTKAQDKAIHPTLIGNGVFMGETLPLRDIPPATQEELEVMKEKALRKAANKKIEPRLYPYAETALPKGPDAAWQKKMGEKTGSKAPIVNFEGQSTSAFPPDCNGTAGPNHYMQTVNSTYAIYSKTGTLLAGPTNMNLLFGSVAGANCNDGDPLIQYDEQADRWIAVEFSLCGSNDLMLVAVSSTNDPTGTWFQYSFDVTDTPDYEKIGVWQDGYYMGTNTSSGNDIYVFERSKMLLGQPAQMVAFDNPWRPGSGFLCVPPLDNDGVAAPSGSPGMFIAFNDDAVAGGSDQLWLYELAVNWTTPSSSTFNRVQQLAVTPFDSQFNASWNDITQPNSQKLDGVPQVIMNAPQYRNFGTYQTIVCCHTVDVDATNHAGIRWYELRKTSPSTTWTIRQQGTFAPDAHSRWMGSIMLNGSGKIALGYSISSSTIYPGIRYCGQSASAYAAASGLLDIAEESIYNGTVAQISYNRWGDYALMSVDPTDDQTFWFSTEYVKTGGTSKGTRIASFKFGNDPAVVTLPATAITGNSATINGTVNPNGLATTYYFQWGTTSSYGNSTPVNSAGSGTAAVAVNASLSSLNAGTTYHFRLAATNSDGTAYGSDLTFTPGAASVTTTTASQVGTTTATAGGNVITDGGTPVTARGVCWATSANPEITDNHTTDGSGLGEFTSSITGLNSNTPYHYRAYATNSSGTYYGEDLTFTTACGIISTFPWNEGFENGGTIPGCWTQEQVNNSGIYWTFITGNGGSNPASAHSGTFNACLKDATASDNKTKLITPTLNLNSISSPVLKFWHTQQLWSPDQDQLTVFYKTSANGSWTQLASYTTSITSWTEETINLPNPGSEYYIAFEGNAKYGRGVCVDDVSITGSATGPTLSVTPANQNVAATAGNTSFAVTSNTAWTAASDQTWCTVTSSGNGNSTITATFTANPLLTQRVASITVTVAGLTPVVVTVTQAGTSPNLLVTPANQNVAATAGNTSFAVTSNTAWTAASDQTWCTVTSSGNGNGTITATFTANPLLTQRVASITVTVAGLTPVVVTVTQAGTSPNLLVTPANQNVAATAGNTSFAVTSNTAWTAASDQTWCTVTSSGNGNGTITATFTANPLLTQRMASITVTVAGLTPVVVTVTQAGTSPNLLVTPANQNVAAIAGNTSFAVTSNTAWTAASDQTWCTVTSSGNGNGTITATFTANPLLTQRVASITVTVAGLTPVVVTVTQAETSPTLLVTPANQNVAAIAGNTSFAVTSNTAWTAASDQTWCTVTSSGNGNGTITATFTANPLLTQRVASITVTVAGLTPVVVTVTQAGTSPTLLVTPANQNVAATAGNTSFAVTSNTAWTAASDQTWCTVTSSGNGNGTLTATFTANPLLTQRMASITVTVAGLTPVVVTVTQAGTSPTLLVTPANQNVAATAGNTSFAVTSNTAWTAASDQTWCTVTSSGNGNGTITATFTANPLLTQRVASITVTVAGLTPVVVTVTQAGTSPTLLVTPANQNVAAIAGNTSFAVTSNTAWSAASDQTWCTVTSSGNGNGTLTATFTANPLLTQRVASITVTAAGLTPVVVTVTQAGTSPTLLVTPANQNVNEFAGAVEYIVTSNSSWTASSDSAWCLVTAGGIGNGTIVANYSANPYYDSRVATISVTTSGLPVQRVTLTQAQTTVSVQEVEKNEIRLIPNPARGLFSIYADQSSFSRLEVSIVTLAGATLQNRVCQGDNIYKFDMSTAPQGCYFVKIKTPKEILIRKLVIIK is encoded by the coding sequence AATACGATGAACAAGCTGACCGTTGGATTGCAGTTGAATTTTCGCTTTGCGGCTCCAATGATTTAATGCTTGTGGCAGTTTCGTCAACCAATGATCCCACAGGCACCTGGTTTCAATATTCTTTTGATGTTACTGATACCCCCGATTATGAAAAAATCGGTGTATGGCAGGATGGCTATTACATGGGAACCAATACCAGTTCAGGAAATGATATTTATGTATTTGAACGTTCAAAGATGTTACTTGGCCAGCCTGCTCAAATGGTTGCCTTTGACAATCCATGGCGTCCCGGTTCAGGATTTTTGTGTGTACCGCCACTTGACAATGACGGCGTTGCAGCTCCATCCGGTTCACCAGGTATGTTTATTGCCTTCAACGATGATGCAGTAGCAGGTGGTTCTGACCAACTCTGGTTATATGAATTAGCTGTTAACTGGACAACTCCTTCGTCTTCCACCTTTAATCGTGTTCAGCAGCTGGCTGTTACTCCTTTCGACAGTCAGTTTAATGCTTCCTGGAATGATATCACACAACCCAACTCCCAAAAGCTTGATGGTGTACCCCAGGTAATAATGAACGCGCCTCAGTACCGCAATTTCGGCACATATCAAACCATTGTATGTTGTCATACCGTGGATGTTGATGCAACCAATCACGCAGGTATCCGTTGGTATGAGCTACGTAAAACATCACCTTCCACCACCTGGACCATTCGCCAGCAAGGCACCTTTGCCCCTGACGCTCATTCACGTTGGATGGGTAGCATTATGTTAAATGGCAGTGGTAAAATTGCGCTTGGATATTCCATCTCGAGCTCTACTATCTATCCCGGAATAAGATATTGCGGACAATCAGCAAGCGCTTATGCTGCTGCTTCAGGATTGCTTGACATTGCAGAAGAAAGTATTTACAATGGAACTGTAGCACAGATTTCATATAACCGCTGGGGAGATTATGCACTAATGTCTGTTGACCCAACTGATGACCAGACTTTCTGGTTCTCTACAGAATATGTTAAAACAGGAGGAACTTCAAAAGGAACAAGAATCGCCTCATTTAAATTTGGAAATGACCCGGCTGTTGTTACACTTCCTGCAACAGCTATTACAGGAAACAGTGCAACAATCAATGGTACGGTTAACCCCAACGGGCTGGCAACAACCTATTATTTTCAATGGGGTACAACTAGCTCTTACGGGAACAGCACCCCTGTCAATTCTGCCGGAAGCGGTACTGCTGCAGTTGCAGTAAATGCAAGCCTCAGCAGTTTAAATGCAGGCACAACCTATCACTTCAGGCTTGCGGCTACCAACAGTGATGGTACTGCTTACGGTTCAGATCTGACCTTTACCCCGGGAGCAGCCTCAGTTACTACAACTACAGCTTCTCAAGTTGGCACAACAACCGCAACGGCTGGCGGAAATGTTATAACAGATGGAGGAACACCGGTTACAGCCAGAGGCGTTTGCTGGGCAACATCTGCCAATCCTGAAATCACTGACAACCATACAACTGATGGTTCAGGACTTGGCGAATTTACAAGCAGTATAACAGGACTAAATTCCAATACTCCCTATCATTACAGGGCCTATGCAACCAACTCAAGCGGAACTTATTATGGTGAAGACCTGACTTTTACGACTGCTTGCGGCATTATCTCAACTTTTCCATGGAATGAAGGATTCGAGAACGGAGGCACAATACCCGGGTGCTGGACTCAGGAGCAGGTAAACAATTCAGGGATATATTGGACATTTATTACCGGAAACGGAGGATCCAATCCAGCTTCTGCCCATAGTGGCACTTTTAATGCCTGTCTTAAAGATGCCACAGCCAGCGACAACAAAACAAAGCTCATTACTCCAACTTTAAATTTAAACTCAATTTCAAGCCCTGTATTGAAATTCTGGCATACCCAGCAATTATGGAGTCCTGATCAGGACCAGTTGACTGTTTTTTATAAAACATCAGCCAATGGAAGCTGGACTCAACTCGCATCATATACAACGTCCATCACCTCCTGGACCGAAGAGACGATTAACCTTCCTAATCCCGGAAGCGAGTATTATATTGCCTTTGAAGGCAATGCCAAATACGGACGCGGCGTTTGTGTTGACGATGTATCCATCACCGGCTCTGCAACAGGCCCGACCCTTTCCGTTACTCCTGCCAATCAGAATGTTGCGGCCACTGCCGGTAACACATCCTTTGCGGTGACTTCAAACACTGCATGGACTGCAGCCAGCGACCAAACCTGGTGCACAGTTACCTCTTCAGGAAACGGAAACAGTACCATTACGGCCACATTTACAGCCAACCCGCTGCTTACGCAAAGAGTGGCCAGCATTACAGTAACGGTAGCCGGTTTAACCCCCGTAGTTGTTACAGTAACGCAGGCCGGAACCTCGCCAAACCTGTTGGTTACTCCTGCCAATCAGAATGTTGCGGCCACTGCCGGTAACACATCCTTTGCAGTGACTTCAAACACTGCATGGACTGCAGCCAGCGACCAAACCTGGTGCACAGTTACCTCTTCAGGAAACGGAAACGGTACCATTACGGCCACATTTACAGCCAACCCACTGCTTACGCAAAGAGTGGCCAGCATTACAGTAACGGTAGCCGGTTTAACCCCCGTAGTTGTTACAGTAACGCAGGCCGGAACCTCGCCAAACCTGTTGGTTACTCCTGCCAATCAGAATGTTGCGGCCACTGCCGGTAACACATCCTTTGCAGTGACTTCAAACACTGCATGGACTGCAGCCAGCGACCAAACCTGGTGCACAGTTACCTCTTCAGGAAACGGAAACGGTACCATTACGGCCACATTTACAGCCAACCCGCTGCTTACGCAAAGAATGGCCAGCATTACAGTAACGGTAGCCGGTTTAACCCCCGTAGTTGTTACAGTAACGCAGGCCGGAACCTCGCCAAACCTGTTGGTTACTCCTGCCAATCAGAATGTTGCGGCCATTGCCGGTAACACATCCTTTGCGGTGACTTCAAACACTGCATGGACTGCAGCCAGCGACCAAACCTGGTGCACAGTTACCTCTTCAGGAAACGGAAACGGTACCATTACGGCCACATTTACAGCCAACCCGCTGCTTACGCAAAGAGTGGCCAGCATTACAGTAACGGTAGCCGGTTTAACCCCCGTAGTTGTTACAGTAACGCAGGCCGAAACCTCGCCAACCCTGTTGGTTACTCCTGCCAATCAGAATGTTGCGGCCATTGCCGGTAACACATCCTTTGCGGTGACTTCAAACACTGCATGGACTGCAGCCAGCGACCAAACCTGGTGCACAGTTACCTCTTCAGGAAACGGAAACGGTACCATTACGGCCACATTTACAGCCAACCCGCTGCTTACGCAAAGAGTGGCCAGCATTACAGTAACGGTAGCCGGTTTAACCCCCGTAGTTGTTACAGTAACGCAGGCCGGTACCTCGCCAACCCTGTTGGTTACTCCTGCCAATCAGAATGTTGCGGCCACTGCCGGTAACACATCCTTTGCAGTGACTTCAAACACTGCATGGACTGCAGCCAGCGACCAAACCTGGTGCACAGTTACCTCTTCAGGAAACGGAAACGGTACCTTAACGGCCACATTTACAGCCAACCCGCTGCTTACGCAAAGAATGGCCAGCATAACAGTAACAGTAGCCGGTTTAACCCCCGTAGTTGTTACAGTAACACAGGCCGGAACCTCGCCAACCCTGTTGGTTACTCCTGCCAATCAGAATGTTGCGGCCACTGCCGGTAACACATCCTTTGCGGTGACTTCAAACACTGCATGGACTGCAGCCAGCGACCAAACCTGGTGCACAGTTACCTCTTCAGGAAACGGAAACGGTACCATTACGGCCACATTTACAGCCAACCCACTGCTTACGCAAAGAGTGGCCAGCATTACAGTAACAGTAGCCGGTTTAACCCCCGTAGTTGTTACTGTAACACAGGCCGGAACCTCGCCAACCCTGTTGGTTACTCCTGCCAATCAGAATGTTGCGGCCATTGCCGGTAACACATCCTTTGCGGTGACTTCAAACACTGCATGGTCTGCAGCCAGCGACCAAACCTGGTGCACAGTTACCTCTTCAGGAAACGGAAACGGTACCTTAACGGCCACATTTACAGCCAACCCGCTGCTTACGCAAAGAGTGGCCAGCATTACAGTAACAGCAGCCGGTTTAACCCCCGTAGTTGTTACAGTAACGCAGGCCGGCACCTCGCCAACCCTGTTAGTTACTCCTGCCAATCAGAATGTAAATGAATTTGCAGGTGCTGTAGAATACATAGTCACATCAAATTCATCATGGACAGCATCAAGCGACTCAGCCTGGTGCCTTGTAACAGCTGGTGGAATTGGCAATGGAACCATCGTTGCAAATTATTCAGCAAATCCATATTATGATTCACGGGTAGCAACAATCTCGGTTACGACATCAGGTTTACCTGTACAGCGTGTGACCTTAACTCAGGCTCAGACAACTGTTTCAGTTCAGGAGGTTGAAAAGAATGAAATCCGGCTGATTCCAAATCCGGCACGTGGTTTATTTTCCATATATGCTGACCAGTCATCATTTTCAAGATTGGAAGTGAGCATTGTTACTCTTGCCGGAGCAACATTACAAAATAGAGTCTGCCAGGGCGATAACATTTATAAGTTTGACATGAGTACAGCTCCACAAGGTTGCTATTTTGTAAAAATAAAAACGCCGAAAGAAATCCTGATCAGAAAACTGGTCATTATCAAATAA